Below is a window of Halarcobacter anaerophilus DNA.
AATTGCAAAGATCAAAAAATATTTTACAAATCTCTTTTCCTATTATCTCTTCTTGGGAGAGCTTTAACAAGTTGCAAAAAGAGCTGTTGCAGCCTTTTACTCTATCTTGGTTATCAATCCAGAAAATAGAGCTGTGTATATTATCAAGAAGTACTTCTTGTAACTCGCTTTGGGCTTTTAATTTTTGACTTAATCTGTATTTTTGATAGTTATTGATTACTGCAAAAATAAGTGAGATAAGTAAAAAAGGAAAAAGAATAAAAGCGTATTCGACAATTTTTCTATTTCTTTCAAAAAAACTTTTAGGTAAATTTATTATGATTGACTCTTTTGGTATTTTTGACATATTTATATGATATTTTTGAGCTATTTTATAGTCAAAAGCCCATTGAGAAGGAACTATAATAGGATTCTTAGAAGGTGTAGAATCTTTTTCTAAAATTTTAATAGTCTCTTTTGCTGCCGCTTCTCCTAATTCATAACCTCTTAAAAGATAACCTCCTATTACACCTTTGCCAAAATGAGAATCAGATACTGAAAAAAGAGGAACTTTTGAGGAAGTTAAGACTTTGTTTACTTCATAATAAGGAATATAGTTTCCGTATTTATCCCTAAATAAACTTCCGAAAAGCACGGCACTGTTTTTGGGAAGATTTTTAATATCTTCTGTTATTTTTTCCAAATTCCCGTCAAAATTTAGTACGGTTTTTATTCCTTTTTTTTCTAACTCTTCTGCCTCTTTTTCATATGTATGATTTACAAGTACGGAAGCTCCCGTATAGTCATTGATTATATAAAGCTCTTTTAAATTAGGTAAAATCTTGCTTATAAAATTCATATTTATTTTAATCTCTTTACTCTCTAAGATTAAAGGTATATTCTTTTTTAGTATTATATTTATATCCAAACCGGGGTCTCTTTTATCTATACCGCAAAAAACCATAGGGGTATTTTTAAAAAGTGTTTTTTCATACTCTAAAGCAAACTCGACAGCTTCGTTATCTGCAACTATAATTGCATCAAAAGTCTGCTTTTTCATCTTCATTGCAAAGAGTTGATATAAAGAGTCGATATACTCTTTACTGTTTATCTTTTTTGTATCCATATACTCAGTTGTCAATTCATAATGATTTTTTTGCAAAAGGAGTGTATCTTCAATACCTTTTGAGATATTATCAGTCCAGACCAATCCTTTATTATATGATTGTAAAATCAATATATGTTTACTTTTGGCATATAAATCTATTGAATAGATTGACAATATTAATAGAGTCGATAATAAAAATTTCATTGCATATCCAATTTTTTCTCTATTATATCTATATCTTCTTATAAATATTTTACCACTTATTAAAAACTGACAACTTTTTGCTAACTTTTTTTTATAAGATTAGTTTTATAAAAGATATAAAACAAAGGAGACATCATGCATAAAGTTAGTCGACGACAATTCTTGCGATGGAGTGGAGTTTTAGGCGGTAGTGTTGCAGCTACTTCTATTTTGCCTATTCCAACTCTTGCAAGTAAAAACGAAAAAGTTAAAAAATTAGAGTATGACTCAGTAAAATGGGCTGGATGTACTATTAACTGCGGTAGTAAATGCCCTGTAAGAGTATTTGTTAACGACGGGAAAATAGATCATATCGAAACAGATAATACCCAAGGAGATGAATTCGGTTCTCATCAAGTAAGAGCCTGTCTAAGAGGAAGATCAAACAGATTTAGAGTCTATAATCCAAACAGATTAAGATATCCTTTAAAAAGAGTAGGAAAAAGAGGTGAGGGAAAATTTGTAAGAATCTCTTGGGATGAAGCTTTGGATACTATTGCCTCAAAACTTAAAGAGGTTAAAGCAAAATACGGAAATGAAGCAATCTTAATTCCTTATGCAACAGGTACCACAGGTGCAATAATGAACAGATGTACAAAAGGTCCTTTTATGAGACTTATGGGTATGTTCGGTGGTTATATCAACTATCATAACTCATATTCGACAGGACAAATTTCAAATGCATTAAAATATTTCTACGGTACCCATAGAGGAAGTGATATTATGCAAATCCAAAATGCAAAACTTGTTGTTATGTTTGGGAATAACCCCGTTGAAACTAGAATGAGCGGAGGTGGAACAGGATATGCCTATAAAAATGTTTTAGAAGAGAATAGAGTAAAAATTATTCATATTGATCCTAGATATTCTGATAGTCTAGTCGGTTCTTGTGACCAATGGATTCCCATTGAACCTGGGACAGATGCAGCTTTAGTTGCAGCTTTGGCTTATGTAATGATTAGCGAAGATTTACATGATAAAGAGTTTTTGGATAAATATTGCGTAGGTTTTTCTTCCGATACTTTACCTGAAAATGCACCTGCAAACGGTTCATATGAAGATTATGTTATGGGAAGAGGAGATGATAAAACAGAAAAAACTCCTCAATGGGCTGAAAGAATCACAAAAATTCCTGCTGAAACAATTATAAAACTTGCAAGGGAAATGGCAACTACAAAACCTTGTTTTATTGCCCAAGGTTGGGGTGCGCAAAGACACTCAAACGGAGAACAATCTGCAAGAGCTATTGCTACTTTATCTGTAATGACAGGAAATCTCGGTTTACCCGGAACAAATTGCGGAGGAAGAGAACATACGACAGGCTGGATTGAACCGGCACATTTACCTTTTAAAAATCCGATTAAAGACTCTATTCCATGTTTCTTATGGACTGATGCAGTCGTAAGAGGAAAAGAGATGAGAGATATAACTGACGGTATTAGAAATACTAAACAGTTAAAACAAAATATAAAATTTATATTAAATACAGGAGGTAACTGTCTTATAAATCAACATAGTGATACAAATAAAACTGCAAAAATATTAGAAGATGAAAGTTTATGTGAATTTATAGTCGATATAAATGTAACAAGAACTTCAAGTAATAAATTTGCAGATATTATTTTACCTGATGCAACTCCGTTGGAACAAGAAGATTTTGTACGTTCAAGTGCAGGTTATTCAAATGACAGACCGTATATTATCTACTCTCAAAAAGCTATTGAACCTCTTGGCGAATGTATGACAAATTATGATATGTGTACGAAATTAGCAGAAAAACTAGGAGGAGAAGAGCTAAAAGATAGATTTACCGAAGGAAGAACACAAGTTCAATGGTTAGAACATTTGTGGAATATCAAATTTGAAAACAATCCTTCAATGCCGACTTTTGAACAGATGAAAAAAATGGGGATTTTAAAACTTCCTAGATATAAAAAACCTTTTATTATCCATGAAGAGTTTGTAAATGATCCCGTAAAAAATCCTTTGAAAACTCCAACGGGAAAAGTTGAAATATATAGTACAGAGCTTGATAAAATGTCAAAAACGTGGATTTTGAAAGAGGGGCAAAAAATAACTCCGCTTCCTGAATTTGTAGAATCAAAATACGGACCTTTGGATCCTCTTAGAAAAAAATATCCTTTACAAATCTTTGGATATCACTATAAAGGAAGAACCCACTCAAGTTTCTGGGAAAGTGCACCTATTAGAGAAATAAATCCGAATGAACTTTGGATAAATCCTCTTGATGCCAAAAAAAGAGAGTTGGAAACAGGAGACAAAGCTTTTGTTTACAATAATCACGGACGAATTATCCTAACTGTAAAAGTTACACCGAAAATTATGCCGGGTGTTACTGCTTGTCCTCAAGGAGGATGGTATAAAAAAGAGAATGGAATTGATGTTGGAGGTTGTATTAATACTTTGACAGATCAAGAAGGAACTGCAATCTCAAAAGCAAACCCTCAACATTCAGCATTAGTTGAAATAGAGAAATATAGAGCTTAAAAGGAGATATTATGGAAAAAAATAAACAATTTGGTTTTTATATTGACCAAACAAGATGTGTGGGATGCAGAACTTGCCAATTGGCATGTAAAGATTATAAAAAATCTCCTGTAGGCATAAGTTTTAGAAGAGTAGTTGAATATGAAGGCGGAAAATGGCTTCAAAAAGAGAGCGGAGCATTTGAACAAACAAATGTATTTACATATTATACCTCTTTGTCTTGCAACCATTGTGATGATCCTGCTTGTATAAAAGCTTGTCCTACAGGTGCAATGCATAAAGATAAATACGGAATAGTTAGTGTCGATGCCGATAAATGTATCGGTTGTAAATCATGTGCAATGGCTTGTCCTTACGGGGCTCCTCAATTTGATGAACGTGCAGGACATATGTCAAAATGTAACGGGTGCAGCGAAAGACTTGATGAAGGGCTTGAACCTGTATGTGTAGAAGCTTGTCCTTATAGAGCAATAGAAGCCGGACCTATTAGTGAATTAAGGGAAAAACACGGACATATTGCAGGGGTTGCTCCACTTCCCGAATATGAAAAAACAAGACCTAATTTATGTATTAAACCTGAAAAAAATGCGCAACCTTCTCAAAACGGTTCGGGAGAAGCGCATATTCCTCAAAGTTATCAGGAGGTGACTTATGACATTATATAATTCATTTATAGAGGAATTGCCTCTAATTTTGTTTACGGTAATTGCACAAAGTGCAGTAGGTTTTTCTCTTATCTATGCATATAGCAACGGTGCAGCAGCACAAAAAGATGAAAGATATAAAAAATTTGCAATTGTTTTTTTATCTCTTGTAATTTTAGGAATGTTTTCTTCTGTTTTTCACTTGGGAGATCCTTTTCATGCACCTTATATGATAACTAGAATTTTTGGTTTTACGCAAAACGGCAGTTTTGTTATTTCATGGCTTCCTTTGGAAATCTTAGGTTTAGGACTTATGGTACTTGTAGGACTTCTTGTTCTTTTAAAAGGGAATAAAATCGTGATTTATAGTTTGCCTGTCGTAGGATTTGCTATGCTTTATGCAATGGGAAATATTTACGGATCTATGTCAAATACTATTCCAACTTGGAATCTATCTTTGACTCTTTTACTCTTTTTTGCCTCGGCTTTATTATTAGGTGCAGTAACATATGCCGCATTTATTGCAAAAAACAGTATAGAACATAAAATCTCGGTTACGGCTACGGCTGTCGGATTTATTCTTTTTGTTCTTGCTTTGGTTCTTTATACTTATCACTTAGGAAGTCTTAGATTAGATGTAATAGAAAATGTGTTTGATCTAACAAACGGCAACTATCCTCTTTTGGTTAGTCTTGGAATAATTTTTTGCGGAATAAGTTTAGTTCTTCTTTTTATGCAAGAAAAAGAAGACTCTTTATTGCCGAAATTTGCATTTGTTTTATCGTTAGTGGGAGTATTTTTAACAAGGATTTTATTTTATGGGATGATTACTTCTCATATTTTTTTAGGATAAGGAGATTATTATGAATGATTATAAAGTCTTAGGTTATATGGCATCACTATTTTCACAATTTTTATATAACCCTTTAAAAGAAGAGGAATGGGAAAAAATAAAAAAAGAGGAAATTTTATTGGAGTGGTTTATCCACTCCGATGATTCAAATAGTTTACAAGGAAATAAATTCTGGAAAAATTCTCATTTTCAAGAAAATTATTTAGATTTGGCTACTGATTACGTAGATCTATTTATTTGCGATGAGATTAGCTTAAAAGCACCGCCGTACGGTTCATTTTATTTAGATGTAACAGGGGAATTATACTCAGAAGAGTCTGACAGGGTAAAAGAGTTTTATACCAGATGTTCTTTTTTTACAAAAGTATTATTGGAACAACCTGCGGATTTTATTGCAATTGAGTTAGAATTTCTAAGTATGCTTCTTTATAATGCAAATAAAGATGAGGTATATAAAGAAGTATTAAAAAATTTTTTAGAAGAGAATTTTTTATCTTGGGTTAATGTATGGGCTGAAGATACCAAAAACAATGCAAAAAGCAATTTTTATAAAGGTTTAGGTGCACATATGAAAAATTTTTGCGATCTTTTGTCAAAAGAGTTTTGTATTAATAATATTGAGAAAAAAGTTTTTAGGAAAGCTTCATAAAAAAGGCATTTTCTGCCTTTTTTATATTATTCTTTTATTATATTTAAATGCTCAATGGCACTATTTATATCTTTAAAGTTATAGATATTTTTATTGTCAAACACTATTTTTGCTTTCTCAAATTTTCTTTTTATTCTATCGTTTAATCCGCATACAATTAATTTTTTTTCATTATCCAAAAGGTTTTGAATAATTGAATTAAAAGCAACCAAGCCCGTCATATCTATCATAGGAACATTTTTCATATCTATTATAAGCGTGTCTATATCGTTATTTGTAGAAACAAGAGTTCTAAGAGCGCTTTGTGCCGCACCAAAAAACATTGGTCCGTTTATACTATATACGGAGACATTTTGGGGAATTGTCAAATCTATAGAGTTATAACTATCATTTAAAAGATCAATTGAATATAAATCAATAGTTCTTTTAATAAAAAGAATTGAAGCTAATCCCATACCCACTCCGATAGCTATTTGCATATCTAAGAATACTGTTAATATAAAGCAGGTTAAAAGTACGTAAATATCATGTCTAGGCGCTATTTTTATTATATTTATAAAGTGTTTAATCTCAGACATATTCCATGCCACAACTAAAAGCAGAGCAGATAAAGATGCCATTGGAAGATATGATAAATAAGGAGCAAACAGTAAAATTGAGAGTAATACGAAGATTGCATGAACAATTGATGATAATTTACCTGTTGCTCCTGATCTTATATTTGCCGCACTTCTTGCAATTGCTGCAGTTGCAGGAATTCCTCCGAAAAAAGGAACGGCAATATTTGCCAACCCTTGTCCTATAAGCTCTTTATTCGGATTAGTATTGTTTTTTGTCATACCGTCTGTTATAACAGCACAAAGCAAAGATTCTAAAGCTCCTAAAATAGCAATAGCTACACTGTGAGGAAGAAGTTTATAAACAGTATCTAAATTAAAAAGGTCAAAATTTATATTTTCCCAAGGAAGAGAAAACTGTAAAGCAATAGGAGGAATACCTTCTCCTTTTAAACCGTTTATATCATAAGAAAAAGTTGATTTGATTGTTGAAATATCAAAACCGTAATTATTGTTTAAAATATAAACCAAAACAGTACAAATTGATAAAGCAATAAGTGCAGGAGGAATTTTACTTTTTGTTTTTGACCAAGAAATAAGGATAAAAAGTGTTAAAAGACCTATTATCGTTTCACTAAAACTTATGGTATGAAAAGAATTAAAAAGAGTTAAAACTTTTTCATGAAAATGACCGTCGAATTTTTCAATTTTTAAGCCAAAAAAATCTTTTATCTGAAAAATTGCAATTACTACCGCAATTCCCGTGGTAAAACCGACAGTTACTGGATAAGGTATTAATTCTATTAATTTCCCGAATTTAAACAGACCTATTAAAATAAGAATAAAACCCGAACCCAATCCGCAAATTAAAAGTCCCGCTAAGCCGAATTCTTGAACTATAGGAATTAAAATTACGACAAAAGCTGCCGTAGGACCTGAAATATTAACTTTGCTGCTTCCGAAAATAGAGGCTATTATTCCTGCAATAATTGCCGTATAAAGTCCGTTTTGCGGCGGAACACCTACTGCAATTGCCAAAGCCATAGATAAAGGAAGTGCTATAATCCCTACTGTAATCCCCGCAAAAATATTTTTATAAATCATTTCACTTTACTTTTTTTAGGTTTATTATTTTTAAACTTTGAATCTTTTAATTTTTCTATCATTGAACTAGATATTTTATACATTTTTAAAAGATTTTTTCTATACTCTTTTGTGGATTTGGGTTCTTCATAAAATGAGAGCAGTTTTATATAATCAACATCATTTAAAAAAGTAAAACTTGAAATTGGCTTCTCTTCTTCAATAACCCATTCACAAAGCAGTGAAAAAACTATATGTTCGGGAATCCAATGATTTCCCTCTTTTAAAGAGGCTTGTATCTCTTGTAAAAGGGTATTATAATAAAAAGCGAGGGCTTTATATCTGTTTTTTTCGTCTTTTGTTGAGATAAGTTTGCGGGCAAGTTCTTTTTGGGTTAAGACAGACTTCTCTAAATTGTTATGCAAAAAGTAGATGTTTTTTTTAATTTCTGCACTGATTTCGGGATTTTTTAAGTCTATTTTATACTTGTTATTCTCTAATTGATTAGTTAAATCTTCTAATACGCTTCTAACATATATTAGAAGAGACTCTGTTTTGATATCTTTTAATATTTTGATTTGCATAAAACTCCAATGAGTTTGGAATAGCGTAGTTTATTGAAAATTAAATTAATAGTGAATTAAGTTCAAAATAATAAATTATATTCCAAATATATTTTAAATAAAAAATAAATATAATAAAAATAAAAAGTCTGGTCTTGAAACGAAAAATTACAAAAAAAATAAATAAAATAAAAAAAGAATTATATTTAAAAGAGATTGTCAAATATATAGATTCAAAAGGGTATAAAAATTTTAAGATTTCCGAACTAGCTGTTATTTTAGAGACTTCAATAGGTACGATTTATAATCTTTTTAATTCAAAAGATGAACTCTATTTAGAATATCTATTGCTGAAATTTGAAAATTTTTTAAATAAACTCAATGAAAATAAAGGCGATGATCCTATGGAAAATCTAAGACTCTATTTAAAATACAAATATGAAATTTTTATACATATTGATGAGAGTAAAGATGAACCTATTACAAACGATCCTTTCTTTTTTCATAAATTAGATGTTGCAAATCACCCTGTGGTTATAAAACTTTATGAGTTTTTACAAGAGCAGTTTAAAGTGATATTCAATGACGGAAGTATAAATCATATTCATCTTCCTATGCTTTTTAAAAAGCTCTCCGACGGTTATATTGAAAGTTATCTATTTAAAAAATACGATACTTCCAATATCGTAGAAGATACGCTTAATCATTTTTTCTACGGCTTAAAAAAAGTCTAAGAAACCCTCTTCTTTCTCTTCTAGTTTTTTTATAAGTTCAGCTTCTGCTCTGTTTGAAAGTATACTTTCATATAGTTTTACGTCAACTTTAAAAAGTTTTTTGCTGTTTAATTGAATTTGTTCTGCAACAATTTTCGTATCTACTTTAATTCTTGCAAAAAGTTTTTTATTTGAATTTTCCCAAAAACCTTTTACCTTTGCCAAATCAAGAGATTTTAGGGCAACTTGTTTTGCCGCCTCTTTTATATCATTTTCAAAAACTTTATTTTCAGGAGCTTTTTCTAAATAAGCTTTGTATATCAATACTGTTTTTATAAAAATTTTTCTTGTTAAATTGTGTCCTGCATTTATTAATGCTTTTTGCTGATAGAATTTTATATTATCTATATTTACGTTTTTTGTAACTCCAATAGCAAAAAGAGCATCTTTCTCTTTTTCGTCTTTTAACCATTGAGGTGCTTCTTCGGGTATCTCTATTGCTGTTTTATTTAAATCCTCTTTTTCTTCTGAATCGGAAAAAGGGTTTAAAGAAGAGAATGAAAAACATCCGCTGAATAAAAATACCGTAAGAATAAGTAGTAAAAGATTTTTTTTCATAATTAACAATCGGTAAATTTTGAGATAATCTCTTTTGATTTATCCAAAGCATTTTGGCTTGAATCTTTGTCAAATACCAAAGCTACTGCCATTCTTCTGCCTTCATGAGACTGAGGTTTCCCGAAAACTCTTACAAAACTGTTTTTTGTAAAAGCACTATCTTCTATATCTATTGTAGGAGTAAAAGTATCTTCTTGTGCTTTATATGCCGCACTAGCTCCGCATCCGTAGTCAATAT
It encodes the following:
- a CDS encoding ATP-binding protein, which produces MKFLLSTLLILSIYSIDLYAKSKHILILQSYNKGLVWTDNISKGIEDTLLLQKNHYELTTEYMDTKKINSKEYIDSLYQLFAMKMKKQTFDAIIVADNEAVEFALEYEKTLFKNTPMVFCGIDKRDPGLDINIILKKNIPLILESKEIKINMNFISKILPNLKELYIINDYTGASVLVNHTYEKEAEELEKKGIKTVLNFDGNLEKITEDIKNLPKNSAVLFGSLFRDKYGNYIPYYEVNKVLTSSKVPLFSVSDSHFGKGVIGGYLLRGYELGEAAAKETIKILEKDSTPSKNPIIVPSQWAFDYKIAQKYHINMSKIPKESIIINLPKSFFERNRKIVEYAFILFPFLLISLIFAVINNYQKYRLSQKLKAQSELQEVLLDNIHSSIFWIDNQDRVKGCNSSFCNLLKLSQEEIIGKEICKIFFDLCNLPIKKSLQQLKETEFTYEDKIYRLRSQIFLDNKGENGGIVSIITDITEKKQFEANMQFIVQQSKLSEVGEMLSAIVHQWKNPLVELSAVAHKMMYYDKKKKLTSDNIKEFYNNIMTQTIYMSETIDGFRDFIKPSNKPKTFNVDTGLKEVLMLLSHSLKYSHIELDYVNNSKEYCFAYGYPNEFKQVIVSIINNARDAVVEAKDSTPSLTGKIVLTLYKNSDNIELFIEDNGKGIEDEIRDKIFNPFFSTKNSGDGFGLYMAKLIIENKMQGKINILPSEKCTKFCISIPISESIN
- a CDS encoding DMSO/selenate family reductase complex A subunit, which encodes MHKVSRRQFLRWSGVLGGSVAATSILPIPTLASKNEKVKKLEYDSVKWAGCTINCGSKCPVRVFVNDGKIDHIETDNTQGDEFGSHQVRACLRGRSNRFRVYNPNRLRYPLKRVGKRGEGKFVRISWDEALDTIASKLKEVKAKYGNEAILIPYATGTTGAIMNRCTKGPFMRLMGMFGGYINYHNSYSTGQISNALKYFYGTHRGSDIMQIQNAKLVVMFGNNPVETRMSGGGTGYAYKNVLEENRVKIIHIDPRYSDSLVGSCDQWIPIEPGTDAALVAALAYVMISEDLHDKEFLDKYCVGFSSDTLPENAPANGSYEDYVMGRGDDKTEKTPQWAERITKIPAETIIKLAREMATTKPCFIAQGWGAQRHSNGEQSARAIATLSVMTGNLGLPGTNCGGREHTTGWIEPAHLPFKNPIKDSIPCFLWTDAVVRGKEMRDITDGIRNTKQLKQNIKFILNTGGNCLINQHSDTNKTAKILEDESLCEFIVDINVTRTSSNKFADIILPDATPLEQEDFVRSSAGYSNDRPYIIYSQKAIEPLGECMTNYDMCTKLAEKLGGEELKDRFTEGRTQVQWLEHLWNIKFENNPSMPTFEQMKKMGILKLPRYKKPFIIHEEFVNDPVKNPLKTPTGKVEIYSTELDKMSKTWILKEGQKITPLPEFVESKYGPLDPLRKKYPLQIFGYHYKGRTHSSFWESAPIREINPNELWINPLDAKKRELETGDKAFVYNNHGRIILTVKVTPKIMPGVTACPQGGWYKKENGIDVGGCINTLTDQEGTAISKANPQHSALVEIEKYRA
- a CDS encoding DMSO/selenate family reductase complex B subunit; the protein is MEKNKQFGFYIDQTRCVGCRTCQLACKDYKKSPVGISFRRVVEYEGGKWLQKESGAFEQTNVFTYYTSLSCNHCDDPACIKACPTGAMHKDKYGIVSVDADKCIGCKSCAMACPYGAPQFDERAGHMSKCNGCSERLDEGLEPVCVEACPYRAIEAGPISELREKHGHIAGVAPLPEYEKTRPNLCIKPEKNAQPSQNGSGEAHIPQSYQEVTYDII
- a CDS encoding dimethyl sulfoxide reductase anchor subunit family protein; the encoded protein is MTLYNSFIEELPLILFTVIAQSAVGFSLIYAYSNGAAAQKDERYKKFAIVFLSLVILGMFSSVFHLGDPFHAPYMITRIFGFTQNGSFVISWLPLEILGLGLMVLVGLLVLLKGNKIVIYSLPVVGFAMLYAMGNIYGSMSNTIPTWNLSLTLLLFFASALLLGAVTYAAFIAKNSIEHKISVTATAVGFILFVLALVLYTYHLGSLRLDVIENVFDLTNGNYPLLVSLGIIFCGISLVLLFMQEKEDSLLPKFAFVLSLVGVFLTRILFYGMITSHIFLG
- a CDS encoding TorD/DmsD family molecular chaperone, yielding MNDYKVLGYMASLFSQFLYNPLKEEEWEKIKKEEILLEWFIHSDDSNSLQGNKFWKNSHFQENYLDLATDYVDLFICDEISLKAPPYGSFYLDVTGELYSEESDRVKEFYTRCSFFTKVLLEQPADFIAIELEFLSMLLYNANKDEVYKEVLKNFLEENFLSWVNVWAEDTKNNAKSNFYKGLGAHMKNFCDLLSKEFCINNIEKKVFRKAS
- the dauA gene encoding C4-dicarboxylic acid transporter DauA; the encoded protein is MIYKNIFAGITVGIIALPLSMALAIAVGVPPQNGLYTAIIAGIIASIFGSSKVNISGPTAAFVVILIPIVQEFGLAGLLICGLGSGFILILIGLFKFGKLIELIPYPVTVGFTTGIAVVIAIFQIKDFFGLKIEKFDGHFHEKVLTLFNSFHTISFSETIIGLLTLFILISWSKTKSKIPPALIALSICTVLVYILNNNYGFDISTIKSTFSYDINGLKGEGIPPIALQFSLPWENINFDLFNLDTVYKLLPHSVAIAILGALESLLCAVITDGMTKNNTNPNKELIGQGLANIAVPFFGGIPATAAIARSAANIRSGATGKLSSIVHAIFVLLSILLFAPYLSYLPMASLSALLLVVAWNMSEIKHFINIIKIAPRHDIYVLLTCFILTVFLDMQIAIGVGMGLASILFIKRTIDLYSIDLLNDSYNSIDLTIPQNVSVYSINGPMFFGAAQSALRTLVSTNNDIDTLIIDMKNVPMIDMTGLVAFNSIIQNLLDNEKKLIVCGLNDRIKRKFEKAKIVFDNKNIYNFKDINSAIEHLNIIKE
- a CDS encoding TetR family transcriptional regulator, with amino-acid sequence MKRKITKKINKIKKELYLKEIVKYIDSKGYKNFKISELAVILETSIGTIYNLFNSKDELYLEYLLLKFENFLNKLNENKGDDPMENLRLYLKYKYEIFIHIDESKDEPITNDPFFFHKLDVANHPVVIKLYEFLQEQFKVIFNDGSINHIHLPMLFKKLSDGYIESYLFKKYDTSNIVEDTLNHFFYGLKKV